In a genomic window of Sarcophilus harrisii chromosome 4, mSarHar1.11, whole genome shotgun sequence:
- the TMC6 gene encoding transmembrane channel-like protein 6, whose protein sequence is MSRTPSFVLPIPEGRESSSQDLSPYDESIVHDSFHQLIQEQSQRAEAESLELQEWPPRDKGGGSQLHGAPQEYSSATLRILANMPSRTIGRSRGAIISQYYNQTVKLRRKNSRPLLRDMSRSARPSIRQYDLEFDLTPREEEEKRSLLVEELQGLTITQRNHMLQNMPLSLTEKRCLRQDIYIRRGRQRCYQISQTQLYCCSHLKYHCIIAFRSLWYGLLSGLYALKPWRYSLKQISGQFGSSVLSYFLFLKTLVSFNILLLLLLLPFIVAVQVAFPPTSESSNFQSFTGLELFTGGGPFTHTVMYYGYYSNFTLNQPCSSHQSSDHCPANAVHLPYNMPLAYLFTIGFSFFITCITLVYSMSRSFGKSYRVGSTLGVHAITVFCSWDYNVTQKWASRLQHDNIRTQLKELLAEWQLKQYPRSVCGRLRQMTVLFLVWLLSLASVLGCAIAVYSFSEFMHENHEIRTETISEKLQEARLLVLPLIVCIINLVVPYFYNVLAICEQHDSPVLEVYVAICRNLILKMVILGLLCYHWMGRKVKSLEDQCWETFVGQELYRFMVMDFIFTLVDTLFGELVWRLISEKLKRDRKPEFDVARNVLELIYGQTLTWLGVLFSPLLPVIQVLKLLFLFYIKKISLMANCQAPRKPWRASHMTTIFITLLCFPSFLGAAIFLSYAIWQVRPSRNCGPFRTLDTIYEAGKVWIRRLEEASPSVTWFTWIHQNLVENTFFIFLMSIVLLVAIYFNIQVVKGQRKVICLLKEHINNEGEDKIFLINKIHSIYEKKAVHQ, encoded by the exons GTGGAGGTTCCCAGCTCCACGGGGCTCCTCAGGAGTATAGTTCAGCCACACTTCGGATCCTGGCCAACATGCCCAGTCGAACCATTG GTCGAAGCAGGGGAGCCATTATTTCACAGTACTACAATCAAACAGTCAAACTAAGGCGGAAAAATAGCCGACCCTTGCTGAGAGACATGTCACGTTCTGCACGACCCAGTATTCGGCAATATGACTTGGAATTTGACTTGACCCCCAGGGAAGAAGAAG AGAAGCGGAGTTTGTTGGTGGAGGAACTGCAGGGCCTGACAATAACACAGAGGAACCACATGCTGCAGAACATGCCCCTGAGCCTGACTGAGAAACGCTGCCTCCG ACAGGACATCTATATTCGTAGAGGAAGACAGAGATGCTATCAGATCAGCCAGACCCAGTTGTACTGCTGTAGTCACCTCAAGTATCACTGTATCATA GCTTTCCGCAGCTTGTGGTATGGTCTTCTCTCTGGTCTGTATGCTCTGAAGCCCTGGCGTTACTCCCTGAAACAAATCAGTGGCCAGTTTGGCTCTAGTGTGCTCTCCTACTTCCTTTTCCTGAAGACCTTAGTCTCCTTCAAcatcctgctcctcctcctcctgctgcccTTCATTGTGGCCGTACAGGTGGCCTTCCCCCCCACTTCAGAGTCTTCTAACTTCCAGTCATTCACAGGCCTGGAGCTCTTCACTGGAGGA GGCCCATTCACCCACACAGTGATGTACTACGGCTACTACAGCAACTTCACCTTGAATCAGCCATGCTCTTCCCATCAGAGCAGTGACCACTGTCCTGCAAATGCAGTCCATCTGCCATATAATATGCCTCTGGCCTACCTCTTTACCAttggtttttccttctttatcaccTGCATCACTCTGGTATACAG CATGTCTCGTTCCTTTGGGAAGAGCTATCGGGTGGGCAGTACACTTGGAGTCCACGCCATCACCGTCTTCTGCTCTTGGGACTACAATGTCACCCAAAAATGGGCTTCCCGCCTACAACATGATAACATTAGGACGCAGTTGAAG GAGCTATTGGCTGAGTGGCAGCTGAAGCAATACCCAAGAAGTGTGTGTGGGAGACTGAGACAGATGACAGTGCTATTTCTGGTGTGGCTGCTGTCCCTAGCTTCTGTCCTGGGTTGTGCCATTGCTGTCTACTCATTTTCAGAGTTCATGCATGAA AACCATGAGATTAGGACTGAGACGATTAGTGAGAAGCTCCAGGAAGCCCGTCTGCTGGTTCTTCCCCTCATAGTCTGCATCATCAACTTGGTGGTTCCTTATTTCTACAATGTCCTAGCCATCTGTGAGCAGCATGATTCTCCTGTTTTGGAGGTCTATGTGGCTATTTGCAG GAACCTGATTCTCAAGATGGTTATTTTGGGACTTCTCTGTTACCACTGGATGGGGCGTAAAGTTAAATCGCTGGAAGACCAG TGCTGGGAGACATTTGTGGGGCAGGAGCTCTACCGCTTCATGGTGATGGACTTTATCTTTACGCTTGTGGACACCCTCTTTGGAGAGCTGGTCTGGAG GCTCATTTCAGAGAAGCTGAAGCGGGATCGGAAACCAGAGTTTGATGTTGCTCGAAATGTACTGGAGTTGATTTATGGACAGACCCTGACCTG gCTGGgtgttctcttctctcctcttctgccTGTCATCCAGGTTCTCAAGCTCCTGTTCCTGTTCTATATCAAGAAG atcaGCCTCATGGCAAACTGCCAAGCACCTAGGAAACCCTGGAGAGCTTCACATATGACCACTATTTTCATCACTCTCCTCTGCTTCCCCTCCTTCTTAGGGGCAGCCATATTCCTTTCCTATGCCATCTGGCA AGTGAGACCCTCCAGAAATTGTGGCCCCTTCCGGACCTTGGACACCATCTATGAGGCTGGGAAAGTTTGGATTCGTCGCCTGGAGGAAGCCAGTCCCAGTGTTACTTGGTTTACCTGGATTCACCAGAATCTTGTGGaaaataccttttttattttcctgatgtCAATTGTGCTTCT ggttGCAATCTATTTCAATATCCAGGTGGTGAAGGGACAGCGGAAAGTTATCTGCCTCCTCAAGGAACATATTAATAat GAGGGAGAAGACAAAATTTTCCTTATCAACAAAATTCACTCCATTTATGAGAAGAAGGCAGTCCACCAATAA